The genomic interval AATGAGGGAGGTGCAGAATGTTCCCTATGCAAACATCATTGGGAGTGCAATGTATGCAATGATAAGTACTCGGACAGACTTAGCACAAGCAATATCTGTGACTAGCAGGTACATGTCAAATTATGGAAAAGAGCATTGGGCTGCATTAAAATGGTTGATAAGATACTTAAAGGGAGCAAGTGACTTTGGGATTCTGTTTGATGGAGAAAGGGGGTTTGAAGGTGATGCATTGGTGGGCTGGAGTGATTCTGATTATGCAGGAAACTTGGATACTAGAAGATCTCAATCAGGATACCTATTTATACTCTATGGGTCAGTGATAAGCTGGAAGAGTAGTCTACAAGGAGTAGTGGCTTTATCAACTACTGAAGCAGAGTTCTTGTCCCTAACATCTGCTGTCAAGGAAGCTTGCTGGCTAAGGGGGATTCTGGCTGATTTTGGTGTAACTCAGGAAATTGTGAGCATTGGTTGTGACAACAGTGCATTGTGCTTAGTTAAACACCAAGTCTATCATGAAAGAagtaagcacattgatgtgcggCTACATTTCATAAGGGAGAAGATTGAAGAAGGGGAGATAAAAGTGTTTAAAGTAGATACTGCTGAGAATCCAGCAGATATGCTAACCAAACCCATACCAAAACCGAAGTTGGATCTATGCATGAAGCCGATAAATATGCAGAAAGGATTCAAGGATAGTTGACAGTTGAGCcatcaaggtggagtttgtgAATATTGCTGGATCAACTGAGCTGGAGCTCAATCGAGCTCGTTAGTGTGAAGGTGTACAGGAGCCGTTGGATTAGATTAGTTAAATAGCTTTTAATCTGAGCCGTAGATCTTCAACTAGCCGTTATGTTTGAAAGGAGTATAAGATGTTAGTTTGTTGAGTTAGTTTTTCATAGCTCAAATTGTATTCGTCATAATCTGCAGATCAATAAGAGTTTTTCCCAGTTTTCTCAAATCAATCTTCTTCGAGTTAATGCGATTGATTCTAACAATAATTAATTTGGATTGCTAAGTTTTCACAAAAGAAGTGGACAGGAATTCAATAATTTGTTTAGGACACACCACGCACACTTTGGATTACTAAGTAAATAGTACTCCTACACAATACTTGTCGCTATTTTTTTATGTCttaatgtttaattttgtttCATACCACTACAAAATGaagtcaaaaaataaattaattacctCCTAAGATATAGGATTCAAATACTGAAATTGTCTACCTATGATTAGCTCTCCTATCTTACTACTAACAGATCACTCAACCTTGAACCGGCATTCTTCcttgaaaatttcaaattccaACAAATTCTGTCTCTCGAGTTTGTGTATAAATATGTGGCCTCTCATAGCATTTTACATCAGAGTTAATCGAGTTAATCCATTCCTATCAAAACAAAGCAGTTCGAATTCAATCAAAAATGAAGAGCATTAGCCCTCTCATCCCTCTacccttcctcctcctcctcctgtCCATTACCACCACTCCCTCCGCCGCCACATATGGGCCAAGCGCCATCTACGCCTTCGGCGACTCCATGCTCGACGCCGGCAACAACAACCAGATCCCCACCCTCTGCCGCGCCGACCACGAGCCCTACGGGTCCGACTTCCCCGGCAAAAGCCACACCGGAAGGTTCAGCAACGGAAAGATCCCCGGAGACTTCCTCGCCTCCGCTTACGGCCTCAAGGACCTCCTACCGGCCTACGCGGACCACGCCGTCGACTACAAGGATCTGATCACCGGCGTCAGCTTCGCGTCGTCGTGCTCGGGCTACAGCCACCTCACCGCGCTGCCGTTGGGCGTCCACAACTTGGACAGACAGTTGTGGCATTTCGAACTGGTGTTCGACAAAATGAGAAAGAGATTCGGCCTTCAAAAGACAGCGGATATAGTCGAGAAAGCACTCTTCTTGATTTCAGCAGGCTCAACTGACATTGTTAATGATTACTATATGCAGCCACTCACTAGGGCTAAGTACTCTCTCCCTAGCTACATTCAAATGTTACTCAAAAACATGGAACATTTCGTTAAAGTACGTGTCATATCCATTCcctttttaatagtattaatttaaatctTTTGTCagtcatcttgaatgagacagaTGGAGCGTTACTGTATTAGTGAcactgatttgattttgatgtgatGGTGCAGAAATTGAGACTAGCCGGTGCCAGGAAGATAGCCGTTATTGGCGTTCCGCCGCTAGGGTGTTTGCCGATAGATGCCTTCACCAACATCCCGCCGTTCAAGAACGAAAGTGGCGACCCACTAAGGCGCGAGTGCAGAGACGACCACAACTCCGACGCCCAACAATACAACACGAATCTCGCAACCCGAGTGAAGAAGATGGCGGAGGCAATGCATGATCTTAAAATTGTCTATGTGGACTACTACACCCCTATGATGAACATGATCAACAAGCCATACGACTATGGTGAGCTACCTGGTTAACTAACTAATGCTAATTTCATTAACATATTTCCTAATCATctatatgtttattttgtgatttaggGTTCAAGACTACAACAACCTCATGTTGTGGAACTGGTGCAATCGAGGTGGGGCCTCTTTGCAATGTGGCCTCCCTCATGTGTCATGATCATTCAGAGTATGTATTTTGGGATTCATCCAATCCCACAGAAGCTGCTTACAAAATTGTTGCAGAGAGTTTCAAAGACGGTGCGCTTAGTAGTCTATTTCCTGGAGTCTAGAATTAATTCAGGCTAGTTAGATTGATTCTAGTTTTAGTTAGTATATTCCACGCATTGCAAGAATTTCATTTTTAGATCATTGTACGCAACCTTAGGTTGCATTTCTATTTATTGATCAATTAAAAAGAGTTTTAATAATATTTCAGTCTTTTGTTTCACTTATTTACGATGATGAAATTAACAACAAAGTAGTGGTAATTTCTATAACAATTCATTATTACTCCATAATTATGTCTGTGTTACGATTTAATTGTAATTAATGTTTCTTAAAAActatttgtgttgtttttctTTGTACTATGAAATACGAGATCATAATAGTggatgaattaatataaaaattgctTATAATTTGCACATTAAAGAGGtactcctactttattattgtgttgatattttgtaaTACAAATTTATTGttgtttaaattaattattactgTGCATATCTATCGATCAATACTATTatctatattttaaaattattacttTCATTAATCAATTCATACTATCCAGACGATCAATTAAAAGAGAACTTTGatataattaatatcttttGAATCTCACATAAATCAACCAATATAAAGTTGTGGCCTACAAAAGCAATGGATCCACTTTTATTGCATTACTAATCGTGTGTAatgtaataactaataactgtCCCCATTTTTGGATCCGATTTATGTTATACTCAAACATTGAATTGGTCTTCCTCCTTTGACAAGCATCCAAACTCTCTCTCCTGCCTTCTTGtttgttgtgtataaatttgtgGCATTTCATAGTTTGTTTATGTTTAACATTAGTGTGAGTTAATCAGTTAACTAATAGTACCTGCCAAAACAAAATGGAGAAAAATAGCCATCTC from Salvia splendens isolate huo1 unplaced genomic scaffold, SspV2 ctg521, whole genome shotgun sequence carries:
- the LOC121790460 gene encoding GDSL esterase/lipase At2g40250-like, with the translated sequence MKSISPLIPLPFLLLLLSITTTPSAATYGPSAIYAFGDSMLDAGNNNQIPTLCRADHEPYGSDFPGKSHTGRFSNGKIPGDFLASAYGLKDLLPAYADHAVDYKDLITGVSFASSCSGYSHLTALPLGVHNLDRQLWHFELVFDKMRKRFGLQKTADIVEKALFLISAGSTDIVNDYYMQPLTRAKYSLPSYIQMLLKNMEHFVKKLRLAGARKIAVIGVPPLGCLPIDAFTNIPPFKNESGDPLRRECRDDHNSDAQQYNTNLATRVKKMAEAMHDLKIVYVDYYTPMMNMINKPYDYGFKTTTTSCCGTGAIEVGPLCNVASLMCHDHSEYVFWDSSNPTEAAYKIVAESFKDGALSSLFPGV